A window of Paenibacillus sp. 19GGS1-52 contains these coding sequences:
- the rimP gene encoding ribosome maturation factor RimP: MSTPKSNIKQTVEQMLGPYLDDNGFELVDVEYVKEGSNWFLRIFVDKEGGIDIDDCGSISEYFSQKLDENDPIPEAYFLEVSSPGAERPLKKAADVAKAVGKDVYVTVYEPIQGLKEFEGRLLSFENEELLISAGKKEQTIPYAKVASARLAIIF; encoded by the coding sequence TTGAGCACACCCAAATCAAATATTAAACAAACGGTAGAGCAGATGCTCGGGCCCTATCTCGACGACAATGGTTTCGAACTGGTGGACGTTGAATACGTGAAGGAAGGCTCCAATTGGTTTCTGCGCATATTCGTTGATAAAGAAGGCGGCATAGATATTGATGACTGCGGAAGTATCAGCGAATATTTCAGTCAAAAATTGGATGAGAATGATCCTATCCCTGAGGCTTATTTCCTTGAGGTTTCTTCGCCGGGAGCTGAACGTCCGCTCAAAAAAGCTGCGGATGTTGCTAAAGCGGTAGGCAAGGACGTGTATGTGACTGTTTATGAGCCGATTCAAGGACTCAAAGAATTCGAAGGTCGGTTGCTCTCGTTCGAGAACGAGGAACTGCTCATCTCCGCGGGCAAAAAAGAACAAACAATACCGTATGCCAAAGTTGCCAGCGCGAGATTGGCCATTATTTTTTAA
- a CDS encoding PolC-type DNA polymerase III, with protein MEQNMERRKRFELLMKQGEIPPALIDPYFLDGYIERVEISRGNRDWHIVINKETLVPAQTYRTFCLRMRDKLQHIAKVSFLFLYDEKVSRADLVGEYWGLFLEWVHREIPSVNGWMTRSTQELKGDILYLTMSDSTSLELARKKGIDAAIIKFYEKYFGLVLKIKVQMAENVSNVNVYEELQQKVQQEERELVELMMSATEPEISAEEGDSGEVVRLQVGYEIKEQAVPMVDIQDEEKKITIQGTIFGLDRKELRNGSTLFTFSLTDFSDSLQMKMFAKNKEDLKVMSQLANGKWVRARGKVEFDRFMQIPELVMIPSDLSEVQAPPARKDNAPQKRVEFHLHTKMSAMDAVASIDAYVKTASKWGHPAIAVTDHGVVQAFPDAAHSAHKNKIKMIYGVEANVVNDAVNIVENAQELELKTATYVVFDIETTGLSITRNNITELAAIKMCEGKELDRYSTFVNPHEKIPYHIQQLTSITDEMVKDAPDLEPVLHQFVDFVGDSILVAHNARFDMGFIQASLVKLGLPKLTNPTLDTLELARLLYPTMKNHRLNTLADKYKVLLESHHRAIDDTVALGGILNGLLVDAQKLKGMTRLDRLNDYVGNDLSTVRPFHCCIYALNPIGKKNLYKLISMSHTEYFKRVPCIPKSKLEELRDGLLIISGCERGEFFEAVLNKTTEEATEVAQFYDVLEIQPLTMYMHLVDKGFVASPEELRGAVRKVCEIGDQLNKPVIATGNVHYLEPRDKLFRDITINGITGFSPLKDLRKPDAHFRTTDEMLTEFEFLGSEKALEVVVTNTVALAERFEDYELFPDKLFTPVIEGADEEIRETCYNTAKSIYGEELPEVVIARLEKELAPIIKFGFSANYLISERLVKKSNQDGYLVGSRGSVGSSVVATFLGISEVNPLPAHYICGNSECRHSEWFLDGSVPSGFDLPDKACPDCGGRLRGEGQDIPFETFLGFKGDKVPDIDLNFSGAYQPNAHNFTKTMFGPDNVFRAGTIGTVAEKTAFGFTKKYEEHHQKRWRGAEVGRLAAGCTGVKRSTGQHPGGIVVLPDYMEIEDITPVQFPADDVNSEWKTTHFDYHAFDANLLKLDILGHDDPTMMRMLQDLTGVDPTSIPMNDPKVMSMFNSTDSLGVRPDQIRTPVATYGVPEMGTRFVRQMLIESQPSSFADLLQISGLSHGTGVWLGNAQDLIKNNTCNIKTVIGCRDDIMLFLIYKAGMDAGLAFKITESVRKGKGLSSEWIDEMKKCKVPQWYIDSCLKIQYMFPKAHAAAYVISAVRTAYFKLYHPIEYYATYFSVRAADFDIELCCKGYDAITRQIVEIEQKGFQALPKEKAMLPILEMALEMTARGFVFKNIDLYRSDAINFIVDGNSLIPPFSALQGIGDNAAYNVAAAKDAGEFLSIEDFQQKSKASKTVIELLTGMGCFRGLPESNQLSLF; from the coding sequence ATGGAACAGAACATGGAGAGAAGAAAACGGTTCGAGTTGCTGATGAAGCAGGGAGAAATACCACCCGCGCTGATTGACCCCTACTTTTTGGACGGGTATATAGAACGTGTGGAGATCAGCCGTGGCAACCGGGATTGGCATATTGTAATCAATAAAGAAACTCTGGTTCCAGCACAGACCTATCGAACATTTTGCCTCAGAATGCGTGATAAGCTGCAGCATATTGCCAAAGTAAGCTTTTTGTTTTTATATGATGAAAAAGTTAGCAGGGCAGACCTTGTTGGAGAGTACTGGGGGCTGTTTCTGGAATGGGTACACCGCGAGATTCCTTCCGTTAACGGCTGGATGACTCGTTCAACTCAAGAGCTTAAGGGCGATATATTATATCTGACGATGAGTGATTCTACTTCGCTAGAACTGGCCCGCAAAAAAGGGATTGACGCGGCGATTATCAAATTTTACGAGAAGTACTTTGGTCTTGTTCTTAAGATTAAAGTGCAAATGGCGGAAAATGTGAGTAACGTCAACGTCTATGAAGAATTGCAGCAAAAGGTCCAGCAGGAAGAGCGGGAGCTAGTGGAGCTAATGATGTCCGCCACCGAGCCAGAGATTTCAGCAGAAGAAGGCGACTCCGGAGAGGTAGTCCGGCTACAGGTTGGTTACGAGATCAAGGAGCAGGCTGTTCCTATGGTGGATATACAGGATGAAGAGAAGAAGATTACCATTCAAGGTACGATCTTTGGGCTGGACCGCAAGGAGTTGCGTAACGGCAGTACGCTGTTCACCTTTAGTCTGACCGATTTCAGCGATTCACTGCAGATGAAGATGTTTGCCAAGAACAAAGAGGATTTAAAGGTAATGAGCCAGCTTGCAAACGGTAAATGGGTGAGAGCACGTGGCAAGGTGGAATTCGATCGTTTTATGCAGATTCCTGAGCTGGTTATGATTCCCTCGGATCTGTCGGAAGTACAGGCTCCTCCTGCACGTAAAGATAATGCTCCGCAGAAGCGGGTGGAGTTCCATCTTCACACGAAGATGAGCGCGATGGATGCGGTGGCTTCCATTGATGCATATGTCAAAACAGCTTCCAAATGGGGCCATCCGGCAATTGCCGTCACCGATCATGGTGTGGTTCAAGCTTTTCCGGACGCAGCGCATTCTGCACATAAGAACAAGATTAAGATGATTTATGGGGTCGAAGCAAATGTAGTGAATGACGCTGTAAATATAGTCGAGAACGCTCAGGAGCTGGAACTCAAGACGGCAACCTATGTCGTATTTGATATTGAGACCACAGGTTTATCGATTACTCGCAATAATATTACCGAGCTGGCAGCAATTAAAATGTGCGAGGGTAAGGAACTTGACCGTTATTCTACTTTTGTTAATCCGCATGAGAAGATTCCTTATCATATCCAGCAGTTGACGAGCATAACGGATGAAATGGTCAAGGATGCCCCTGATCTGGAACCCGTGCTGCATCAGTTTGTGGATTTTGTAGGGGACAGCATACTTGTTGCGCATAATGCCAGATTTGATATGGGATTTATTCAAGCATCCCTTGTGAAGTTGGGGCTGCCAAAGCTGACTAATCCCACGCTGGATACGCTTGAACTGGCACGTCTGCTGTATCCGACTATGAAAAATCACAGGCTGAACACTTTGGCCGACAAATATAAAGTTTTGTTGGAGAGCCATCACCGTGCGATAGATGATACCGTTGCTTTGGGTGGGATTCTAAACGGTTTGCTGGTCGATGCGCAGAAGCTGAAAGGCATGACACGACTTGATCGGCTGAATGATTATGTGGGTAATGATCTCTCAACCGTGCGTCCGTTCCATTGCTGCATTTATGCGCTCAACCCTATTGGCAAGAAGAATCTGTATAAGCTAATTTCGATGTCGCATACGGAATACTTTAAGCGTGTACCTTGTATTCCAAAGTCGAAACTGGAAGAGCTGCGAGATGGTCTGCTGATTATTTCCGGTTGCGAACGCGGGGAGTTCTTTGAGGCAGTGCTGAACAAAACCACGGAGGAAGCGACGGAGGTTGCCCAATTCTATGATGTTCTGGAGATTCAGCCGCTGACCATGTACATGCATTTGGTGGACAAAGGTTTTGTGGCCAGTCCTGAGGAGTTGCGGGGTGCGGTGCGCAAGGTCTGCGAAATTGGAGATCAATTGAACAAGCCGGTTATTGCTACAGGTAACGTCCATTATCTTGAACCACGTGATAAGCTGTTCCGTGATATCACCATTAATGGAATTACGGGCTTTAGCCCACTGAAGGATTTGCGCAAACCAGATGCCCATTTTCGGACAACCGATGAAATGCTGACGGAATTTGAATTTCTGGGTTCTGAAAAAGCATTGGAGGTCGTTGTCACCAATACAGTGGCGTTGGCTGAACGTTTCGAAGATTACGAGTTGTTTCCGGATAAGTTATTCACACCTGTTATTGAGGGTGCCGATGAGGAAATCCGCGAGACCTGCTACAATACGGCAAAGTCCATTTACGGCGAGGAGCTGCCAGAGGTAGTGATAGCCCGTCTGGAAAAAGAGCTGGCGCCGATTATCAAATTTGGTTTCTCTGCCAACTATCTGATTTCTGAACGTCTCGTTAAAAAATCGAACCAAGATGGTTATCTTGTCGGGTCTCGGGGATCTGTAGGTTCTTCTGTAGTAGCGACCTTTCTCGGGATATCCGAGGTTAATCCGCTTCCGGCCCATTATATCTGCGGTAATTCAGAATGCCGACATTCAGAATGGTTCCTTGACGGCAGTGTGCCGAGCGGGTTCGACTTGCCGGACAAGGCCTGTCCGGATTGCGGGGGCAGGCTGAGGGGAGAAGGCCAGGATATTCCATTTGAGACCTTCCTTGGATTTAAGGGCGATAAGGTTCCCGATATCGACCTTAACTTCTCGGGTGCTTATCAGCCGAATGCCCATAATTTCACCAAGACGATGTTCGGACCGGATAACGTATTCCGTGCGGGCACAATCGGTACGGTAGCTGAGAAGACCGCCTTTGGCTTTACCAAGAAATACGAGGAACATCATCAGAAACGCTGGCGCGGCGCTGAGGTCGGCCGTCTAGCGGCTGGCTGCACGGGTGTGAAGCGAAGCACGGGTCAACATCCCGGTGGAATAGTCGTTTTGCCGGACTATATGGAAATAGAAGATATTACACCTGTGCAATTTCCAGCCGATGATGTGAACTCTGAGTGGAAGACGACTCATTTTGATTATCATGCGTTTGATGCCAACTTGCTTAAGCTTGATATTCTAGGTCATGACGATCCGACGATGATGCGGATGCTGCAGGATTTAACAGGTGTTGATCCTACGTCGATCCCAATGAATGATCCCAAAGTAATGAGTATGTTCAATTCTACAGATTCACTTGGGGTAAGACCCGATCAGATACGCACGCCGGTTGCAACCTATGGTGTTCCAGAGATGGGCACACGTTTTGTCCGCCAGATGCTTATAGAGTCCCAACCCTCAAGCTTTGCCGATTTACTGCAAATTTCTGGGTTGTCACATGGTACGGGTGTATGGTTGGGTAATGCTCAGGACCTTATCAAGAACAACACCTGTAACATCAAGACCGTTATTGGTTGTCGGGATGATATCATGCTTTTCCTAATTTATAAAGCGGGTATGGATGCAGGACTTGCCTTCAAAATTACCGAAAGTGTGCGTAAAGGTAAAGGCCTATCGTCCGAATGGATCGATGAAATGAAGAAATGCAAAGTTCCGCAGTGGTATATCGATTCTTGCTTGAAGATCCAGTACATGTTTCCAAAGGCGCACGCTGCGGCTTATGTTATATCTGCAGTGCGCACCGCCTACTTCAAGCTGTATCACCCTATCGAATATTATGCGACTTATTTCTCGGTAAGAGCAGCGGATTTTGATATTGAGTTATGCTGCAAGGGCTATGATGCCATAACCCGTCAGATTGTCGAAATCGAGCAAAAAGGATTTCAGGCCTTGCCGAAGGAAAAAGCTATGCTACCTATTCTTGAGATGGCACTAGAGATGACCGCGCGTGGTTTTGTTTTCAAAAATATTGATCTTTACCGGTCCGATGCTATCAACTTTATAGTTGACGGCAACAGTCTTATCCCTCCCTTCTCTGCATTGCAGGGTATTGGTGATAATGCAGCCTATAACGTTGCTGCCGCTAAAGATGCTGGCGAATTTCTCTCTATCGAAGATTTTCAGCAGAAATCAAAAGCGAGCAAGACGGTTATTGAGCTCCTAACCGGGATGGGCTGCTTCCGCGGATTACCGGAAAGCAACCAGCTTTCCTTATTTTAA